Genomic window (Enterobacteriaceae bacterium 4M9):
TTATTATGACAAAACCAGGCCTGAAGCTGCTTCTGGCAGGAAGTCTGCTGGCCCTCGCCACCGCTGGCGCGCACGCGACTGAGGTAAGCCAGGTCACACGCCAGGTCAGCGCACTCAATCAGCAGATGGACCAGCTTAACCAGCAAACCATCAAGCTCAAGCAGCAAAACGCGCTGAATGCCAAATCCAACAGTGGCGTGTACCTGCTGCCGGGTTCAAAAACACCAGCCCAGCTGAAAAGCCAGCTTGGCATGTTGCAACTGTCATTGACCAACGTCACCACTGATGCCAACGGCACCCGCGCAACGCTCAATATCCGTGGCGACAGCAGCGGGCCACTGCCCGCGTTTACCGCCCAGGTTGTCTGGGGCCAGATTCTTGGTACAACGGACAACTATGAAGAGGTCAACCCGCTAACGCTGCCGGTCAGTGCGCCAGAAAGTGTACTGGTGCCAAGTGATGTCGCGATTCCTCTGGAGATGCCCGGCATTCAGTCAAACCAGCTGGGTTTTATCCGTATTCACGATATTCAGCCGTCGGATCCTAACTGGCGTCCAGGCCCGCGTTCACCGTTTAGCCAGTAACCGGCCCCTGCGGCCTGGCGCATCACGCTCTACTTCACTGTTTTGATACCGCATTCCCCTTCGCACCCGCTGGTGCGAAGGCTTTTGTCGCGACAGTAATCCCCCGCAAATAACGCTTACACGTGGACAAATCCGACAAAATCGGTAGAATCGCGGCGTTTTATTCTTCGCATCGTGAACGCAATCGATTACGTGCGTAATGATATTGTGAATAAGAACATATTTTTGTGAGCGTGGGTTTTTATAATA
Coding sequences:
- a CDS encoding DUF3251 domain-containing protein, whose amino-acid sequence is MTKPGLKLLLAGSLLALATAGAHATEVSQVTRQVSALNQQMDQLNQQTIKLKQQNALNAKSNSGVYLLPGSKTPAQLKSQLGMLQLSLTNVTTDANGTRATLNIRGDSSGPLPAFTAQVVWGQILGTTDNYEEVNPLTLPVSAPESVLVPSDVAIPLEMPGIQSNQLGFIRIHDIQPSDPNWRPGPRSPFSQ